TGCACCTGATCCATGAACATCCCGGCATCGGCGTGGCCGAGCTGGCGCGCATGCAGCAGGTGCGCAGCCCGACCATGAGCGGCCAGGTCAAGGCGCTGGAAGCGGCCGGCCTCGTCGAGCGCGCCGCGCCTTTGGCACCCGACCGGCGCCGCAGCAGCCTGCACGTCAGTCCCGCGGGCCATAAAGCCCTGCGCCAGCTGCGCGACCGCCGGCACGACTGGCTGTCGCAACGCATCGCCCGCCTGGCGCCCGATCAGATGGACGCGCTCGCCGGCGCCATCGACGCCCTCAACATCCTGGCCGACCATGAAACTTGACATCCCCGCCGACGCGCGCGAAATCCGTTCCGTCTACCTTGCCCTGATGGCCGTGCTGGGCCTCGGCGCGCTCGACCAGAGTATCGTCGCCACCGCCCTGCCCCGCATCGTCGGCGACCTGGGCGGCATGGCCCATCTGTCGTGGGTCGTCACGGCGTACGTGCTCGCCTCCACCGCGACGATGCCGCTGTACGGCAAGCTGGCCGACCAGTACGGCCGCCGTCCGATGATCTTCACGGCGCTCGCTTGCTTCCTGCTCGGCTCCGTGCTGTGCGGCTTCGCGCAGAGCATGACGCAGCTGATCGCCTTCCGTGCCATCCAGGGCATGGGCTCCGGCGGCTTCATGCCGCTGGCGCAGATCATCATCGGCGACCTCGTGCCGCCGAAGGAACGCGCGCGCCGCCAGGGCTCCATCGCCATCGTGTTCGCCGTCACCAGCGTCCTCGGCCCCGTGCTGGGCGGGGTCATGACGGATCTGCTGTCGTGGCACTGGATCTTCTTCATCAACCTGCCCGTCGGCGCCCTGGCCTTCTACGCCATCGCGCACTCGCTGCGCAAGCCCGCGATCACGCACACGCACCGCATCGACTATCTCGGCTCGGTGCTGCTCACCGTGTCGATCACCGCCCTCCTGCTGATCCTCGCGCTGGGCGGCACGGAATGGGCGTGGGATTCGATCCAGATGCGGGTCTGCGCCGCGCTCGCGGTGGCGCTGAGCGCGTGGCTGCTCGTGCACCTGCGCCGCGCGGCCGAACCCGTGCTGCCGCCGGACCTGTTCGCGAACCGCGTCTTCAACATCGCCAGCATCGTGATGGCGCTGACCTTCATGGGCCTGATGGGCGCCAGCGTGTTCTTTCCGCTGTTCTTCCAGCTCGTGATGGGCAGCAGCCCGGCGCATTCGGGCATGATGACGGTGGCGATGATGGTCGGGATGATCGCTTCGTCGACCCTGAACGGCCGCGTGCTCTCGCGCTCGGGCAAGTACAAGGCCGTGCAGGTGGGCGGGCTGGCGGCGGCGGTCCTCGCGTTCGGCGTCCTCGCCTGGGGCATGGACACGGCGCGCGGCTACTGGATCATCGAGCCGGCCATCTTCATGCTGGGCGCCGGTCTCGGCCTCGTCATGCCGAACATGACGGTCGCCGTGCAGAACGCCCTGCCCGTCGCGCGGCGCGGGGTGGGCACGGCGATGCTGACGTTCTTCCGCTCGCTCGGCGGCCTGCTGGGCGTGACGGGTTCCGGCGCCATCCTCGCGCACCAGGTGCACGCGCACGGCGTCAACGAGGTCGCGCGCGCGGGCGCGCACGGCGCCGCCGCCGTGCTGCCCGCGGCGCAGGCGCTGACGGTGGAAGTGTACCGCCACGCCATCGCCAACATCTTCGGCGCCGGCGCGCTGATCGTGCTGGCGGGGCTCATCGCGCTGCTGTTCCTGCCCGAGCTGCCGCTGACCGGGCATGCATCCGCGACGCCGTCCGCACCGCCGGCTGAGTGACAAAGCGCGCACATCCGGCCCTGTTTTTTGACTAAGCCAACGCGGGAATACGACACGACACAGGAGACGACATGCGAATCCGGATGGCTGGGCATGCCGCCGCTCGCCGACTACGTCAAACTGTTCGACTGCACGGCGCCCTTCATCCTGGTGCACGACCCCGCCGACCGCACCGCACGGTGCCCGTGCCACGCCGACGCTGACGTGCTATCGTGTCCGCCGGCTGCGGCAAGCAGCCCCGCCGACTCACCAACAGGAGAGAGACATGTCCAGCAAGAATACGATTTGCCTTTGGTACGACAAGGACGCACTGGATGCAGCAACGTTCTATGCGCAGACGTTTCCCGACAGCGCCGTGGGCGCCGTCCACCGCGCGCCCGGCGACTATCCCGCCGGCCAGCAGGGCAATGTCCTGATGGTCGAATTCACGGTCATGGGCATCCCGTGCCTCGGCCTGAACGGCGGTCCCGGCGTGCAGCACAACGAGGCGTTCTCGTTCCAGGTCGCGACCGATGACCAGGCGGAGACGGACCGGCTGTGGAATGCCATCGTCGGCAACGGCGGCCAGGAAAAGGAATGCGGCTGGTGCCGGGACCGTTGGGGCCTGTCGTGGCAGATCACGCCGCGCGTGCTGCTGGACGCCGTGACCGGCACCGACCGGGCCGCGGCCAAGCGTGCGTTCGAGGCGATGATGACGATGAAAAAGATCGACGTCGCGGCCATCGAGGCGGCACGGCGCGGCTGATGCCGGCCGGCGCCGCTCAGGCCCCGGGCAGTAACCGCAAGGTGGCGCCGCCCGTATCGCGCACGGCGGCCGGCGCCGGGCGCTCCGCCGCCTGGCGCGGGCCGTGCACGCAATCGAGGGCCAGCAGCGCGCCGACCGCGGCGCCATCGCCGTCTTGTTCCAGCGCCGCCATCACGGTGGCGGCCGATGCGCACAGGCGCGTGACGATGCGGGCCTGATTGCGGTCCTGCGCCTTGCCCTGGTCAAGCGCTGGCAGGGCAGTCAATACATCGGATCAAGGTCATTCTGCGCCGGACTTTTATTTACCTCAAAGAAATTTTGTTGCGCACCCGGCAATCGGCACGGCAGCACAACGGCGGATGGCGCGGCGCCCCCAATGTTATCGCATAACATCAATGTTACGTAACAACGTCATCCCTTCATTCCTCGCATCCCGGACGCGACGTACAGATATCGATTCCGATATCGGTACGCCACAATAAGTTATTGGTATCCCAACAATTCCTCCACTACATTGTGCCTCACCCGCCAGCATGACATACGCTACCAAATGCTGAGCCGGGCATGATGTTATCGCAATCATTCAACAGCCAGACTACCGTCTCTCACACATGTAAAGGTAGATCCCATGCACAAAGATAAGGCCATGCCAATTGGTCAGCCAGGAGACTTACGGCGCCGCATCCGGCGCACCGCGACCTGCGGCGCCTTGCTGCTCGCCACGGCGCTGCCGGCCGCCGCTCAATCCACCACACCACTCGATGCGCGCGCGGACGCGGACGCCCGCGCGCACGCTCTCGTCGCGCAGATGACGCTCGACGAAAAGATCGCGCAACTGCTCAACGTGGCGCCCTCCCTGCCCCGCCTCGGCATTCCCGCCTATAACTGGTGGACCGAGTCGCTGCACGGGGCGCTCGGGCCGCTGCCCACCACGAACTTCCCGGAACCGATCGGCCTCGCGGCCACGTTCGACGCGCCGCTCGTGCACCGGGTGGCGTCCGCGATCAGCACCGAGGTGCGCGCGCTGCACACGCTGGGACGCCGCACGGGGCACCTGGGCAAGATCGGCACGGGCCTCGACACGTGGTCGCCGAACATCAACATCTTCCGCGATCCGCGCTGGGGCCGCGGCCAGGAGACCTATGGCGAAGACCCGTACCTGACGGCGCAGCTGGGCGTCGCCTTCATCCAGGGCATCCAGGGACCGGACCCGGACCTGCCGGACGTCGTCGCGACACCGAAGCACTTCGCCGTGCACAGCGGGCCGGAATCGACGCGCCACACGGCCGACGTGTTCGTGTCGCGCCACGACCTCGAAGACACCTACCTGCCCGCCTTCCGCGCCGCCATCGTCGATGCGAAGGCCGGATCGATCATGTGCGCCTACAACCGCATCGACGGCCAGCCGGCCTGCGGCAGCGACCTGCTGATGAAGGAGCACCTGCGCGGCGCCTGGGGCTTCAAGGGCTATGTCGTCTCGGACTGCGATGCCGTCACGGACATCGCCGACCGTCACAAGTACGCACCCGATCCGGCCGCCGCCGTCGCCGTCGCGCTCAAGGCCGGGACGGACAACGAGTGCAATACGCAGACCCTCGGCGCCCCGAAGGACCTGGGCGCGCGCTACCGCGAAGCGTGGCAGCGCGGCCTGATTTCCACGAACGACATCGACCAGGCGCTCGTCCGCCTGTTCTCCGCGCGCTATCGCAACGGCGACCTGGCCGGCCTGTCCGGACGCGCGCCGAACGCGGTGCCCGTCGACGCCATCGACACGCCCGCGCACCGCGACCTCGCGCTGCAGGCCGCGAGCAAGAGCCTCGTGCTGCTGAAGAACGACGGCACGCTGCCGCTGAAGACCGGCGTGAAAATCGCGGTGATCGGTCCGCTGGCCGATGCCACGCGCGTCCTGCGCGGGAATTATTCGTCGACGCAGTCGGCGCCGCCCATCTCCGTCGCGGACGGCCTGCGCCGCGTGCTGCCGGCAGCGAACGTCACGGTCGTGCCGGCCGCCGCCTCGCTCACGGACGGCGATCCGGTCCCGACCACCGCACTGCGCACGCCCGACGGCAAACCGGGCCTGCGCGCCGAATACTTCAACGGCGGCGACGCCAAGCCGGCGTTGGTGCGCGTCGAACCGGGACTGGAATCGCATGCGCTCCAGTTCAAGGACGTCGCGGACCGGCACAAGGTCGTGTGGACCGGCTATCTCGTCGCGCCGGCGACGGGCACGTACCGCCTCGGCGTGACCGGGGTGCAGGGCGAGCTGACGGTGGCCGACAAGCCCGCCGTCAAGGCGTCGACGTATTCGCAATGGGGCGAACCGCTGGCGCTCACCGACGTGCGGCTTGAGAAAGGCCAGCGCTACCCGCTGCGCTTCCAGGCGCAGACGGGATCCACGGGCGTGCCCGGCCTGTTCTGGAAACGGATCTCGATGGCGCCCGATGCGGACCTGAAAGCGGGGACGGCGGACGCCGACGTCGTCGTCGCCGTCGTCGGCCTGACTTCCGATCTGGAAGGCGAAGAGATGGCGATCAAGGTCGACGGCTTCGCCGGGGGCGACAAGACGTCGCTGGACCTGCCGGCCGAGCAACGCGCCTTGCTGACACAGGCGAAGGCGCTGGGCAAGCCGCTCGTCGTCGTGCTGATGAACGGCAGCGCCATCGACCTGTCGTGGGCGAAGGACAATGCGGCCGCGATCCTGGAGGCGTGGTATCCGGGCCAGTCGGGCGGCCTCGCCGTCGCCGACGT
This genomic stretch from Massilia putida harbors:
- a CDS encoding MarR family winged helix-turn-helix transcriptional regulator, producing the protein MMTDSHATRQDARVQRLSEDLRTALKGLVRQMRRDTDRQEQGLSLMQAMLLHLIHEHPGIGVAELARMQQVRSPTMSGQVKALEAAGLVERAAPLAPDRRRSSLHVSPAGHKALRQLRDRRHDWLSQRIARLAPDQMDALAGAIDALNILADHET
- a CDS encoding MDR family MFS transporter — protein: MKLDIPADAREIRSVYLALMAVLGLGALDQSIVATALPRIVGDLGGMAHLSWVVTAYVLASTATMPLYGKLADQYGRRPMIFTALACFLLGSVLCGFAQSMTQLIAFRAIQGMGSGGFMPLAQIIIGDLVPPKERARRQGSIAIVFAVTSVLGPVLGGVMTDLLSWHWIFFINLPVGALAFYAIAHSLRKPAITHTHRIDYLGSVLLTVSITALLLILALGGTEWAWDSIQMRVCAALAVALSAWLLVHLRRAAEPVLPPDLFANRVFNIASIVMALTFMGLMGASVFFPLFFQLVMGSSPAHSGMMTVAMMVGMIASSTLNGRVLSRSGKYKAVQVGGLAAAVLAFGVLAWGMDTARGYWIIEPAIFMLGAGLGLVMPNMTVAVQNALPVARRGVGTAMLTFFRSLGGLLGVTGSGAILAHQVHAHGVNEVARAGAHGAAAVLPAAQALTVEVYRHAIANIFGAGALIVLAGLIALLFLPELPLTGHASATPSAPPAE
- a CDS encoding VOC family protein, whose translation is MSSKNTICLWYDKDALDAATFYAQTFPDSAVGAVHRAPGDYPAGQQGNVLMVEFTVMGIPCLGLNGGPGVQHNEAFSFQVATDDQAETDRLWNAIVGNGGQEKECGWCRDRWGLSWQITPRVLLDAVTGTDRAAAKRAFEAMMTMKKIDVAAIEAARRG
- a CDS encoding glycoside hydrolase family 3 C-terminal domain-containing protein, whose product is MPIGQPGDLRRRIRRTATCGALLLATALPAAAQSTTPLDARADADARAHALVAQMTLDEKIAQLLNVAPSLPRLGIPAYNWWTESLHGALGPLPTTNFPEPIGLAATFDAPLVHRVASAISTEVRALHTLGRRTGHLGKIGTGLDTWSPNINIFRDPRWGRGQETYGEDPYLTAQLGVAFIQGIQGPDPDLPDVVATPKHFAVHSGPESTRHTADVFVSRHDLEDTYLPAFRAAIVDAKAGSIMCAYNRIDGQPACGSDLLMKEHLRGAWGFKGYVVSDCDAVTDIADRHKYAPDPAAAVAVALKAGTDNECNTQTLGAPKDLGARYREAWQRGLISTNDIDQALVRLFSARYRNGDLAGLSGRAPNAVPVDAIDTPAHRDLALQAASKSLVLLKNDGTLPLKTGVKIAVIGPLADATRVLRGNYSSTQSAPPISVADGLRRVLPAANVTVVPAAASLTDGDPVPTTALRTPDGKPGLRAEYFNGGDAKPALVRVEPGLESHALQFKDVADRHKVVWTGYLVAPATGTYRLGVTGVQGELTVADKPAVKASTYSQWGEPLALTDVRLEKGQRYPLRFQAQTGSTGVPGLFWKRISMAPDADLKAGTADADVVVAVVGLTSDLEGEEMAIKVDGFAGGDKTSLDLPAEQRALLTQAKALGKPLVVVLMNGSAIDLSWAKDNAAAILEAWYPGQSGGLAVADVLAGRADPGGRLPLTFYRGIEDLPPFDDYSMHGRTYRYYAGTPVYPFGAGLSYTTFRYAPLRIEPVGGAPENGVVVTTEVANTGTRDGDEVAQLYLTPPAFDGAPRLALRGFQRLSLKAGERCQVSFRLSPRDLSFVTRDGIRQLTPGQYRLSVGSGQPGTGVAQQDGALTLKQTVVLAQ